Genomic segment of Xanthobacter dioxanivorans:
ATAGGTATCCGCAGCGCGGTAGGAGAGGAAATTGAACCAATCCTGGGGATCCAGTCCCGCAGGGCGTTCGCTGATCTCGACGATCGTCCCGTTGGGGGCGAACCGCGCGTGAATAATGACCTTTTCCGCGTCCATCGTACTTCTCCACGTTTGCCCTCGTCGCGAACCGGCAGATCCCCATCCCCTTTTCGCGGCGACCTGAAAAACCAAAAATATGCGTCCGGCGACCCGGCTCGTCCGTGCCGAACGAACGCGATCTCCTTGCCGCCCTGCCGTCTCGACGGCGGGGCGCTTCTTCTTTCCCCGGGCGCCTAGCGGCTCCGCCGGCGCTTGTCCGCCGCGGCTTGGCTGCACGCTCCTGCAAGCCCTTCCTGCAAGCCCTGCCCTGCAAGCCCTGCGCTGACCCGAACCCCTCGCTCGCCAGGGCGCTTTCCGCCGCCGGCCCCGAAAGCGCCTCTGCCCGCCTTGGGCAAAGGCGCTCGCGTGATCAGAGGCCGGAGAACTCGCCCAGCAGCTCCACCGTCACATTTTCGGTGCCGAGCACGGTGACGTGCTTGGCCAGGCGAGACTTCGAGCTGACGCCCACGATCGCGTCCAGCGCCTCGTTCTCCTCGCGCGTGGTCTTGGACAGGCCCTTGCGGCCCTCCTGAATATAGACGTGGGAAGCACCGCCGTCCTTGTCAGACTTCTGCTTCTCCGCCAGACCCGGCTCGACGGTGATGAGCGCCTCGAGGAGGTTCGTCCCCTCTGCGACCTCGGTGGTCTTACCGATGGGCATAACCTTCAACGTAACCGTGGACATCAAAAACTCCTGTCGTTTCTGCTTTTGTGATTGGGTGCGCTCTTCTTTGCCTTCAGTAGATGGCGGCGCCCGCCCCTACATTGATCGAGGCATCCTTCATCGTTGCGACGATGAACTCGATTTCATCCTCCGAGAGATGCGTATGGAACGGCAGGGCGACCGCCCGGTCCGCTACCTTCTCGGTCACCAGGAAATCCCCCCGCCGATAGCCGAGGTCGAAATAATGGCGCTGCAGGTGCAGCGGATTGCTGTAGGCAACGGATTCCACCTTCTCCAACTTGAGGTCGTCGACGATGGAGTCGCGGCTCGACTTGGAGAAGCGGGTGCCGAGGTGCACCACATAAAGGAACCAGTTCACCTCGGTGACGTCCGGCCCGATGAAGGGATCCTTGATGCCCTCGAAGGACTGCACGTACTTCAGGTAGAGATGCTCTACCGTGTGCCGCTGCTCGAGGATTTCCTCCACCCGCCGCAGCTGGGTGAGGCCGAGAGCCGCGGACACGTCGCTCATGGCGCCCTGGTAGGGCGCGGTCATGCTGACCACCACCGACGAGCGCTCGTCGGGCCGGTGGGAGCGGAACCGCCTGAGGGCCACGGCGACATCGATGTCGTCGGTCACCACCATGCCGCCCTCGCCGCACACCAGCGGGAACGGCTGTGAGAAATCGAACACGGACGTGTCGCCGAACGTTCCAACGAGGGCGCCCTTGTAGCGCGAGCCGATGGCCTCGGTGGAATCCTCGATGAGCGCCACCCGGTGCTTGCTCGCGAGCTCGCGAAAGGCGGCCCAGGGCGCGGGGTGCCCGTTGGTGTTGCCGGCGACGATGGCCTTGGTCTTTTCGGTGATCTTCGCCTCGGCCTTCTCGGGCACGAGGGTGCCGGCCCAGTAGTCGATGTCGGCGAACACCGGCCGGGCGCCGGAAAGGCTGATGGCGTGCACCGTCTCGCGGAAGGAGTAGGGCGCGCACACCACCTCGTCGCCCGGCCCGATGCCATAGGCCTTCAGCGTGTAGAGCAGGCCCAGGGTGCCGCTGGGCACCGCCACCGCATATTTGCGCCCGAGATAGGCCGCGAACTCGGCCTCGAACGCCTCCGCCGTCGGGCCGCTGGACAGCCGGGGCGCCTGCAGGGCGTTGCTCACCGCCTCCAGCTCGGCGACGGTGATGTCGGGATCCGACAACAGGATGTTCGTATCCTCGCCGCCGTCGCCCTCGACGTCGGTAAGGTCCATGTCGGCGATGAGGTCGAAGTCGCTCATCACGCGCTCCGCCGGGCAAGGATGACGCCGGTCGCGCGGCCCGGATCGGAGGTGATGTGGGCGCAGTGGTCGGCGGTGTCGAGCAGGTGGATGTCGAAGCGGGAGTAGGTGCGGAAGGGATCTTCCGTCACATCGGAGGCGTCGCACTGGGTCCACGAGAGCGTGGGGAAGCGGCGCCGCAGCTCGGCGAACACCGGCACCGAAGCATCCTCCACGGTGAGGAGCTTCTCGATCTCGCTGAGGTCGTTGTC
This window contains:
- a CDS encoding ferredoxin; the encoded protein is MSTVTLKVMPIGKTTEVAEGTNLLEALITVEPGLAEKQKSDKDGGASHVYIQEGRKGLSKTTREENEALDAIVGVSSKSRLAKHVTVLGTENVTVELLGEFSGL
- a CDS encoding DegT/DnrJ/EryC1/StrS family aminotransferase, which produces MDLTDVEGDGGEDTNILLSDPDITVAELEAVSNALQAPRLSSGPTAEAFEAEFAAYLGRKYAVAVPSGTLGLLYTLKAYGIGPGDEVVCAPYSFRETVHAISLSGARPVFADIDYWAGTLVPEKAEAKITEKTKAIVAGNTNGHPAPWAAFRELASKHRVALIEDSTEAIGSRYKGALVGTFGDTSVFDFSQPFPLVCGEGGMVVTDDIDVAVALRRFRSHRPDERSSVVVSMTAPYQGAMSDVSAALGLTQLRRVEEILEQRHTVEHLYLKYVQSFEGIKDPFIGPDVTEVNWFLYVVHLGTRFSKSSRDSIVDDLKLEKVESVAYSNPLHLQRHYFDLGYRRGDFLVTEKVADRAVALPFHTHLSEDEIEFIVATMKDASINVGAGAAIY